A window from Drosophila nasuta strain 15112-1781.00 chromosome 3, ASM2355853v1, whole genome shotgun sequence encodes these proteins:
- the LOC132789466 gene encoding filamin-C isoform X3 — MSSPGLTALGESTRLVPANTPAVFEILPPPGQSLSKGECVATVLTPNKSKLNARVTHEAANGAARIEFVPTEVGTHIIDASINGTKIAGGPLIAKVYDASLIQVTEVNGGVVGQPCQFRVDASAAGEGQLEISINEGEVPNHVQVVGGGRCLVSFTPEQAKSHLIDIKFNGETVRGCPFVCAVADTSRVLLNLTNLELIPVNRPSSFHITVSGGGAAELAVSVRGPHGELPVRVTGDIHAGFTAEFTPTSVGGHSINVEYNGFAVQGTPFLAKSYDASKVVVGSVSRGTMGRPVQFTVDAGDAGEGNLEITIAAKGQNIPTQVHPQGSARFSVSFVPTESCEHTINVSFNKMPVPGCPITVSISGGVAGPQVSLGGPGPVHQTNSFVINHNGGRLEDIEVNVEGPAGQSVPAQVHQSAEGVFKAEFVPRVVGEHRVNVTVNGLPTAGSPYAAKVYDVSAIKVKNVSSGTVGKPVTFLVETSQAGPGNLEVTVNGGRVPTSAQAQGQHTYAISFTPREAESHTVELRFNSQDVPGSPFTCRVAAAARIQSPETMDKVSVGRLFEFVVESDTKPTVEVLGPARRSVPVKIDALGTTLGYNVKFEPMEVGDHSVEVRLPGGGHVEGSPFLLKAYSAEKVIVTDIRPGVVNKSVSFGINASQAGAGNLEIIVAVNGKNVPNFVQSEGNARFKVNFKPTEAAAHSLSVRFNGHPVPGSPFSCHIAAAAASALGAPRAQAIGECLKQAAVKMDNTFELEGFDGIEPQIFVTSPAGDNEHCQLSQHDGGSYSASFRPSTVGRHLISVLASDQHINGSPFSCNVFDVSRVSISGLEQQYGPATLGVPVTFSVDAAGAGEGTLELVVSTDSSTVKAEVVACARGLYDVTFVPQSTEPHYVNITFNEVAVDGSPFRVDIQQHTQHIQIGSLAAIDFPADDQIVEILAPDQKPVPYTINRQTAEFRTHMTGNYTLRFIDRETRQHIGTRTLCAFDPMLVKITEVGEALCHRPASIGVSLNEAGQGELAALVRCGATEVPHTIRGPNKSGVYEIVYQPTRVAPHKISIMFNDVPISLKPLEINVLPASAGKEISVSGLGLYQARVGKTTSFAIDTVKRPAREFDVVVSGPGGQALPVRCYQTKNGHLQAEFSINKPGQCVIEVLHQSKPLPGSPFTCEAFDSSKVSVQGVTKEPLALHSSNTFTVRTDNAGTAELEAFAISPTNQSLPVLITEQSEGIYNVEFVPSQPGNYKLTLMYGGETIPSSPLTFNASASGVRNDARAAGHGLEVCHRNKEASFVVYCPIAPNVQIERVDEFGERIEPKIKALGNNEWRISYVILSVGNYEIRASCPNRGSLPGSPWRVSCVESTKVTPVGGWGTLVDHDGRLILPARIIFDVENAGPGKLVCSIDGLEIPVEKLPDGKMCLNITGENLAAGEHDLDLTWSSLTITQCPRSAFVTGQQAADKVVLMGRGLAAAQAGEAAHFTIDASNAPAGRPEVILVTQDNTALPVSLAQPRPSENIWLGSYTPQKSMTGTLTLSVKWNGRLVKGCPLTVAVGSSMDASKVIASGEGLRHGIVGKDIKSWIDTRRAGPGELTAHCAGSRKVAYCELYDHGDATFTLNIKPQEPGRHLLTIKYGGQNVPGSPFALKVAGAPDASKVRVYGPGIEHGVLATFQSRFICDTRGAGAGQLTVRVRGPKGAFRVEMQRESQKDRTILCKYDPTEPGDYRVEVKWAGEFVPGSPFPVMIFDTEEELRRYLQGI, encoded by the exons ATGTCGTCACCCGGCCTAACCGCTCTGGGCGAATCCACACGCCTTGTGCCCGCCAATACGCCGGCGGTTTTTGAGATACTGCCGCCTCCTGGACAAAGCCTTAGCAAAGGCGAGTGCGTGGCAACGGTTCTGACCCCAAACAAGTCAAAGCTGAATGCCAGAGTCACCCATGAGGCGGCAAATGGTGCTGCACGCATTGAGTTCGTCCCCACCGAGGTGGGCACGCACATCATTGACGCGTCCATCAATGGCACTAAGATCGCTGGCGGCCCTTTGATAGCAAAGGTCTACGATGCCAGCCTGATCCAAGTGACCGAAGTGAACGGCGGCGTGGTGGGTCAACCATGCCAGTTTCGTGTGGACGCCAGTGCGGCTGGTGAGGGACAGCTGGAGATATCCATAAATGAGGGCGAGGTGCCCAATCACGTTCAGGTCGTTGGCGGCGGTCGTTGTCTCGTCTCGTTCACCCCCGAACAGGCCAAGTCCCATTTGATTGACATCAAATTCAATGGCGAAACGGTGCGCGGCTGCCCCTTCGTCTGTGCCGTGGCGGACACCTCGCGTGTCCTCCTCAATCTGACCAATCTGGAGCTCATACCCGTTAATCGGCCCTCCTCGTTTCACATCACCGTCAGCGGCGGTGGCGCTGCCGAGCTAGCGGTCAGCGTACGCGGTCCGCACGGTGAGCTGCCGGTTCGCGTGACGGGCGATATACACGCCGGATTCACTGCCGAGTTCACGCCCACCAGCGTGGGTGGGCATTCGATCAACGTGGAGTACAATGGCTTTGCGGTGCAGGGCACTCCGTTCCTGGCCAAGTCATATGATGCCAGCAAGGTGGTCGTTGGTAGCGTCTCGCGTGGCACCATGGGACGTCCGGTGCAGTTCACCGTGGATGCGGGTGATGCCGGCGAGGGTAATCTCGAGATAACCATTGCGGCTAAGGGTCAGAATATACCCACGCAGGTGCATCCCCAGGGCAGTGCAAG ATTCTCCGTGTCGTTTGTGCCAACGGAGTCGTGTGAGCACACCATCAATGTGTCGTTCAACAAGATGCCCGTGCCCGGCTGCCCCATAACGGTCAGCATAAGTGGCGGCGTCGCCGGGCCGCAGGTGTCGCTCGGCGGCCCTGGACCCGTGCATCAGACCAATTCTTTTGTTATCAATCACAATGGCGGCCGTTTGGAAGACATTGAGGTCAACGTCGAAG GTCCAGCTGGGCAATCAGTCCCCGCACAGGTTCATCAGTCTGCCGAGGGCGTCTTCAAGGCCGAGTTCGTGCCCCGCGTCGTCGGCGAGCATCGCGTCAATGTGACCGTCAATGGTTTGCCAACAGCCGGCAGTCCCTACGCCGCCAAG GTATATGATGTGAGCGCTATCAAGGTGAAGAACGTGAGCAGCGGCACTGTTGGTAAGCCCGTGACCTTCCTCGTGGAAACATCGCAAGCAGGACCCGGTAATCTGGAGGTAACAGTCAATGGCGGACGTGTGCCGACTTCAGCCCAAGCACAGGGTCAACACACCTATGCGATTAGCTTCACGCCACGTGAAGCCGAGAGTCACACCGTGGAGCTGCGTTTCAATAGCCAGGATGTGCCTGGTTCGCCGTTCACATGCcgtgtggcagctgcagcgcGCATACAATCGCCAGAGACCATGGATAAGGTGAGCGTGGGTCGACTCTTTGAGTTTGTGGTTGAGTCGGACACGAAGCCAACGGTGGAGGTGCTTGGCCCGGCCAGACGCAGTGTGCCGGTGAAGATCGATGCACTCGGCACTACGCTGGGCTACAATGTCAAGTTCGAGCCCATGGAGGTGGGCGATCATTCTGTCGAGGTGCGTCTACCCGGCGGTGGCCATGTCGAAGGCAGTCCTTTCCTGCTGAAGGCCTACTCCGCCGAGAAAGTGATTGTGACGGACATACGGCCAGGTGTGGTCAACAAGAGCGTCAGTTTTGGCATCAATGCGTCGCAAGCAGGCGCCGGCAATCTGGAGATAATCGTAGCCGTCAACGGCAAGAATGTGCCCAACTTTGTGCAGTCCGAGGGCAATGCTCGCTTCAAGGTGAACTTCAAACCCACCGAGGCAGCTGCCCACTCGCTGTCCGTGCGTTTCAACGGCCACCCGGTGCCTGGATCACCGTTTAGTTGTCacattgctgctgccgccgccagcGCCTTGGGTGCACCACGTGCTCAGGCCATTGGTGAGTGCCTCAAGCAGGCAGCGGTCAAGATGGATAACACCTTCGAGCTGGAGGGCTTCGATGGCATCGAACCACAGATATTCGTCACCTCGCCAGCCGGTGACAATGAGCATTGTCAGCTGAGCCAGCATGACGGCGGCAGCTACAGCGCCTCTTTCCGCCCGAGCACTGTGGGTCGTCATCTGATCAGCGTGCTGGCCAGCGATCAGCACATCAATGGCTCGCCTTTTAGCTGCAATGTATTTGACGTATCACGCGTCAGCATCAGCGGCCTAGAACAGCAATATGGCCCGGCTACGCTAGGTGTTCCCGTTACCTTCAGCGTGGATGCAGCTGGTGCAGGCGAAGGCACACTGGAGCTAGTGGTGTCCACCGACAGCAGCACCGTCAAGGCCGAGGTGGTGGCCTGTGCACGTGGCCTCTACGATGTGACCTTTGTGCCACAGAGCACAGAGCCGCACTATGTCAACATTACCTTCAATGAGGTGGCTGTGGATGGCAGTCCCTTCCGCGTGGACATTCAGCAGCACACACAGCACATTCAGATCGGCAGCCTGGCAGCCATTGACTTCCCGGCCGATGATCAGATCGTTGAGATTCTGGCACCCGATCAGAAACCGGTGCCGTATACAATCAACCGACAGACTGCAGAGTTCCGTACTCACATGACCGGGAATTATACGCTGCGCTTCATTGATCGCGAGACACGTCAGCACATTGGCACACGCACACTTTGCGCTTTTGATCCCATGCTGGTAAAGATCACCGAAGTGGGTGAGGCTCTCTGTCATCGTCCGGCCAGCATTGGCGTCTCGCTAAACGAGGCGGGACAAGGCGAGTTGGCGGCTCTGGTGCGTTGTGGCGCCACCGAAGTGCCTCACACTATACGTGGACCCAACAAGTCGGGTGTCTACGAGATTGTTTATCAACCAACACGCGTAGCGCCCCATAAAATCAGCATAATGTTCAACGATGTGCCCATCTCGCTGAAGCCACTCGAGATCAATGTGCTGCCCGCAAGTGCTGGCAAGGAGATCAGCGTCAGCGGCTTGGGACTGTATCAGGCTCGAGTGGGCAAGACCACGTCCTTTGCCATTGACACTGTCAAACGACCAGCACGTGAGTTCGATGTAGTCGTCTCCGGTCCAGGCGGACAGGCGTTGCCCGTGCGGTGTTACCAAACCAAAAACGGTCATCTGCAGGCGGAGTTCAGCATCAACAAGCCAGGACAGTGTGTCATCG AGGTGCTTCATCAATCCAAGCCACTGCCTGGCAGCCCCTTTACCTGCGAGGCCTTCGACAGCAGCAAGGTGAGCGTGCAGGGCGTTACCAAGGAGCCGCTCGCCTTGCACAGCTCCAACACTTTCACCGTGCGCACCGACAATGCCGGCACCGCCGAGCTGGAGGCCTTTGCCATCTCGCCCACCAACCAGAGTCTCCCCGTGCTCATCACCGAACAGTCCGAGGGCATTTACAACGTGGAGTTTGTGCCCTCACAGCCCGGCAACTATAAACTCACGCTCATGTATGGCGGCGAGACCATTCCCAGCTCACCGCTCACCTTCAACGCCTCAGCCAGCGGTGTTCGCAACGATGCCCGTGCTGCGGGACATGGCCTCGAGGTATGCCATCGCAACAAGGAGGCTTCCTTCGTTGTCTATTGCCCCATTGCACCCAATGTGCAGATCGAGCGCGTCGATGAGTTTGGCGAACGCATCGAACCCAAGATCAAGGCGCTGGGCAACAACGAGTGGCGCATCTCCTACGTCATTCTCTCTGTGGGCAACTATGAAATACGCGCCAGCTGCCCCAATCGTGGCAGCCTGCCGGGTTCACCTTGGCGCGTCAGCTGCGTGGAGTCCACCAAGGTCACTCCTGTCGGTGGTTGGGGCACGCTGGTGGATCACGATGGACGTTTGATACTGCCAGCACGCATTATCTTCGATGTGGAAAATGCTGGACCTGGCAAGCTGGTTTGCAGCATCGATGGCCTCGAAATACCCGTCGAGAAGCTACCCGATGGCAAGATGTGTCTCAATATTACAGGCGAGAATCTCGCAGCTGGCGAACATGATTTGGACTTGACCTGGAGCAGCTTGACAATCACGCAGTGTCCGCGAAGTGCCTTTGTCACCGGCCAACAAGCTGCTGACAAAGTGGTGCTAATGGGTCGCGGATTGGCTGCGGCTCAAGCTGGCGAGGCGGCACACTTTACCATCGATGCCTCCAATGCGCCTGCCGGCCGACCAGAGGTCATACTGGTCACCCAGGACAACACGGCGCTGCCCGTAAGTTTGGCACAGCCGCGACCCAGCGAGAACATTTGGCTCGGCTCTTATACGCCGCAGAAATCGATGACGGGCACTCTGACGCTCTCCGTGAAATGGAATGGACGTCTAGTCAAGGGTTGTCCGCTGACTGTGGCTGTTGGCTCCTCAATGGATGCCTCGAAGGTGATTGCCTCCGGCGAGGGATTGCGCCACGGCATTGTGGGCAAAGACATCAAATCCTGGATAGACACACGTCGTGCCGGACCTGGCGAGCTGACAGCACACTGTGCCGGCTCTCGCAAGGTGGCCTATTGCGAGCTGTATGATCACGGCGATGCCACGTTCACGCTGAACATAAAACCACAGGAACCGGGACGGCATCTGCTGACCATCAAATATGGTGGACAGAATGTGCCCGGCTCGCCGTTTGCCCTTAAAGTGGCGGGTGCACCCGACGCCAGCAAG GTGCGCGTTTATGGACCTGGTATCGAGCACGGTGTGCTGGCCACCTTCCAGTCGCGCTTTATCTGCGACACACGCGGCGCTGGCGCTGGACAGTTAACGGTGCGAGTGCGTGGCCCCAAAGGCGCCTTCCGCGTCGAGATGCAGCGCGAGAGTCAAAAGGATCGCACCATTCTGTGCAAG TACGATCCCACGGAGCCTGGTGATTATCGTGTCGAAGTGAAGTGGGCTGGCGAATTTGTGCCCGGTTCGCCCTTCCCGGTTATGATCTTTGACACAGAGGAGGAGTTACGAAGGTACTTGCAGGGAATATGA
- the LOC132789466 gene encoding filamin-B isoform X4, which produces MDVKDIKGAKVTHAGLLKHNTDGSTETQKITHAGLVARSPEGTAAKGMNIRGNEDLWVEIQANTFRNWVNEHLRETGMQVHDWATDFCDGTCLCALVESLQTRPLKPSWNRRPANQHHYLENATTALKSIEADHIKLVNIGNVDIVNGNVKLILGLIWSLIVRYQIGRSKFPPRKLMLAWLQAALPDCKITNLTTDWNSGVNLAALLDYCQPGLFPHWRSLDPSQSVRNCTNTMNLAQREFGVPKVLEPEYLASPWLDELSGMTYLSYFMKPGGPGYNATMRWVNTQVKDPVKNFTTDWNDGRVFCEIIKGLGGSAPAPDKLSTDPFHYENNIRKAVDAGAKLGVQPILTAKDMATPEVEHLGIMAYAAHLQWVTPRPPLSDLVNVYLESTSGRVGEPTHFRIDVLSRDISLSSVRCHVVPPSGHPGQPVRLNPHGEGVYVPERYGMHEIVVEIGEDTLGGHFFRVLPRLMQVAPPGMAPCALGSLVEVLVNATGAPKTEDILVTAVSPTGISHNCPLKKIDEGHSAIFKPDEAGIWEIAITYQGRHIQGGPFTCAVFDSSGVSVHGLDGAMPLRAHTFEVDARGVGVNGELHVDIVHDKHSLVCSVEKIVENKYRVTFMPRQNGKYRVYIYFNGYDVKGSPFIMRVGTKGRSGKTRNSPLHESKHRSESPSMHFISTTNSRHNDYRNESLSRRQLHSHNTAERTSSYSPQYSPKLDTTDYHTSSSRYYKRESEENHASPTPPLPPTSSGSPTVKYLNSADLYTETAGARRDSKTSNSSSTKNDYYYDKENELYSQRRMSTKPKLAAPREEREQINSNSNYSSTSSYQRHQQLTSSLSPIPSPTLNTRSSEMHSHSPLTIKTSNQYESSTRNITNSPRHASASPVQRYSPNSAYITTATHRIGSPVTNTLNKNGYESRTVEKSSTYKSTSNYVTDSNVRASPSLYGTTERMRRIGSPEPRIDHSSNVRVSSMKPASARRDSWDVINKTKHMLSHNSLESLANMTETQLSTELNYARPDLDNETQRNTQYNKFALHKQQQQQHQSDYRRDSPDDGERYKPSAITVKSHSNNTYTDRSGGYTKTVKESSEHVVTESNGHSPQTGAGYGYSSLSRFRPIDNNATGARAIRVQDIPNGSIGRPVEFEIDGSKAGSGNLEILVNGGRVTSSVRSLGGQRFIASFTPHEHGTHTVQITFNGETVPGSPWHAEIMSSPGLTALGESTRLVPANTPAVFEILPPPGQSLSKGECVATVLTPNKSKLNARVTHEAANGAARIEFVPTEVGTHIIDASINGTKIAGGPLIAKVYDASLIQVTEVNGGVVGQPCQFRVDASAAGEGQLEISINEGEVPNHVQVVGGGRCLVSFTPEQAKSHLIDIKFNGETVRGCPFVCAVADTSRVLLNLTNLELIPVNRPSSFHITVSGGGAAELAVSVRGPHGELPVRVTGDIHAGFTAEFTPTSVGGHSINVEYNGFAVQGTPFLAKSYDASKVVVGSVSRGTMGRPVQFTVDAGDAGEGNLEITIAAKGQNIPTQVHPQGSARFSVSFVPTESCEHTINVSFNKMPVPGCPITVSISGGVAGPQVSLGGPGPVHQTNSFVINHNGGRLEDIEVNVEGRRNLLY; this is translated from the exons ATGGACGTCAAAGATATCAAGGGCGCCAAGGTGACGCACGCGGGTCTGCTCAAGCACAACACCGATGGCAGCACCGAGACCCAAAAGATCACACATGCCGGATTGGTGGCACGCAGTCCCGAGGGCACCGCCGCCAAGGGCATGAACATACGCGGCAACGAAGATCTGTGGGTGGAGATCCAGGCGAACACATTTCGCAATTGGGTCAACGAGCATCTGCGCGAAACGGGCATGCAG GTGCACGATTGGGCGACGGACTTTTGCGATGGCACCTGCCTCTGTGCGCTTGTCGAGAGCCTGCAGACACGCCCCCTGAAGCCATCATGGAATCGCCGACCGGCGAATCAGCATCATTATCTCGAGAATGCAACGACAGCACTCAAATCCATTGAGGCGGATCACATCAAACTGGTGAACATTGGCAACGTCGATATTGTAAATGGCAATGTTAAGCTGATTCTGGGACTCATCTGGTCGCTGATTGTCCGCTATCAGATTGGACGCAGCAAATTCCCGCCGCGCAAGCTCATGCTTGCCTGGCTGCAGGCGGCGTTGCCAGACTGCAAGATCACCAATCTGACAACCGATTGGAATAGCGGCGTCAATCTGGCAGCACTGCTCGACTACTGTCAACCGGGATTATTTCCGCACTGGCGTAGTCTGGATCCTAGTCAGAGTGTGCGCAACTGCACCAATACCATGAATCTGGCGCAGCGCGAGTTCGGTGTGCCCAAGGTGCTGGAGCCGGAGTATCTGGCATCGCCTTGGCTGGATGAGTTGTCGGGCATGACGTATTTGTCGTACTTCATGAAGCCCGGCGGACCTGGTTACAACGCCACCATGCGTTGGGTCAACACACAGGTCAAGGATCCCGTGAAAAACTTTACG ACCGATTGGAACGATGGACGCGTCTTTTGCGAGATTATTAAAGGACTGGGCGGATCAGCGCCTGCCCCAGACAAGCTGAGCACGGATCCCTTCCACTACGAGAACAACATACGCAAGGCAGTCGATGCTGGCGCCAAGCTCGGTGTGCAGCCCATTTTAACGGCGAAGGATATGGCGACACCGGAAGTGGAGCATCTGGGCATCATGGCATATGCGGCGCATCTGCAGTGGGTGACGCCACGACCGCCGCTCTCCGACCTGGTCAACGTGTACTTGGAGAGCACATCCGGCCGAGTGGGCGAACCG ACGCATTTCCGCATCGATGTGTTGTCGCGGGACATCAGCCTGAGCTCTGTGCGCTGTCACGTGGTGCCGCCTAGCGGACATCCCGGCCAGCCGGTGCGCCTCAATCCCCATGGCGAGGGTGTCTATGTGCCGGAACGCTATGGCATGCACGAAATTGTTGTGGAAATTGGCGAGGACACTCTGGGTGGACACTTTTTCCGTGTGCTACCGCGACTTATGCAAGTGGCACCGCCGGGCATGGCGCCCTGTGCTCTGGGCAGCCTCGTCGAGGTGCTGGTGAATGCCACAGGTGCACCCAAAACGGAGGATATTCTGGTCACGGCAGTCTCGCCCACGGGCATCTCGCACAATTGCCCGCTGAAAAAGATCGACGAGGGACACAGTGCCATATTTAAGCCGGACGAGGCGGGCATCTGGGAGATAGCCATTACGTATCAGGGACGACATATTCAAGGTGGTCCCTTTACCTGTGCCGTCTTCGATTCCTCGGGAGTTTCAGTGCATGGCCTCGATGGCGCCATGCCACTGCGTGCCCATACCTTTGAGGTGGATGCACGCGGCGTGGGCGTCAACGGAGAATTGCATGTGGATATTGTGCATGACAAGCACTCGCTTGTCTGTTCCGTTGAGAAGATCGTGGAGAACAAGTATCGGGTGACGTTTATGCCCCGACAGAATGGCAAATATCGCGTCTACATCTACTTCAATGGCTACGATGTCAAGGGATCGCCATTTAT CATGCGCGTGGGCACCAAGGGACGTTCGGGCAAGACACGCAACAGCCCGTTGCATGAGAGCAAACATCGTTCCGAGAGTCCCTCCATGCACTTTATATCCACGACGAACTCACGCCACAACGATTATCGCAACGAGTCACTGTCCCGTCGTCAGCTGCACAGTCACAACACGGCAGAGCGGACGAGTAGCTATTCACCGCAGTATTCACCCAAGCTGGACACAACCGATTACCACACGTCCAGCTCCAGGTACTACAAGCGGGAGAGCGAG GAGAACCACGCGTCCCCCACACCACCGCTGCCTCCCACATCGAGTGGCTCGCCCACTGTGAAGTATTTGAACTCTGCCGATCTGTACACGGAAACAGCGGGTGCCCGCCGCGATTCGAAGACCTCGAACAGCAGCTCGACCAAGAACGATTACTACTACGACAAGGAGAATGAGCTCTACAGCCAGCGGCGTATGAGCACCAAGCCCAAGCTAGCGGCGCCACGTGAGGAACGAGAGCAAatcaacagtaacagcaactacagcagcaccagcagctaTCAACGCCACCAGCAGCTGACCAGCTCGCTGAGTCCAATACCTAGTCCCACACTGAAT aCGCGCTCGAGTGAAATGCATTCGCACAGTCCGTTGACTATCAAGACGTCCAATCAGTATGAGAGCTCCACTCGCAACATTACCAACAGTCCAAGACACGCCTCCGCCTCGCCGGTGCAGCGTTACTCTCCGAATAGTGCCTACATTACCACAGCCACGCATCGCATTGGTAGCCCGGTGACCAACACCCTCAATAAG AATGGCTACGAATCGCGCACTGTGGAAAAGTCATCGACGTACAAATCCACCTCGAACTATGTCACGGACTCGAATGTGCGAGCCAGTCCCTCGCTGTATGGCACCACGGAGCGCATGCGTCGCATTGGCTCGCCGGAGCCACGCATTGATCACTCATCCAATGTGCGTGTGTCGTCGATGAAACCGGCGTCGGCCCGACGCGATAGCTGGGATGTCATCAATAAGACAAAGCATATGCTCTCGCACAATTCGCTGGAATCGTTGGCGAACATGACCGAGACGCAGCTGAGCACCGAACTTAACTATGCACGCCCCGATTTGGACAACGAGACACAGCGCAACACACAGTACAACAAGTTCGCCTtgcacaagcaacaacagcagcagcatcagtcGGACTATCGACGCGATTCACCCGACGACGGAGAGCGCTACAA ACCCAGTGCCATCACAGTCAAGTCACACTCGAACAACACTTATACGGACAGGTCTGGCGGCTACACTAAGACCGTCAAGGAGTCCAGCGAGCATGTGGTCACCGAAAGCAACGGACACAGTCCACAGACTGGCGCCGGCTATGGCTACAGCTCGCTTTCGCGTTTTCGACCCATAGACAATAATGCGACCGGTGCTAGAGCCATTCGGGTGCAGGATATTCCCAATGGTTCCATTGGACGACCCGTTGAATTTGAAATCGATGGCTCCAAGGCTGGCTCGGGCAATCTGGAAATACTTGTGAATGGCGGACGTGTCACTTCCTCGGTTCGTTCCCTGGGCGGACAACGTTTCATTGCCAGCTTTACGCCACATGAACATGGAACCCACACCGTTCAGATCACCTTCAATGGCGAAACGGTACCAG GTTCACCGTGGCACGCTGAGATCATGTCGTCACCCGGCCTAACCGCTCTGGGCGAATCCACACGCCTTGTGCCCGCCAATACGCCGGCGGTTTTTGAGATACTGCCGCCTCCTGGACAAAGCCTTAGCAAAGGCGAGTGCGTGGCAACGGTTCTGACCCCAAACAAGTCAAAGCTGAATGCCAGAGTCACCCATGAGGCGGCAAATGGTGCTGCACGCATTGAGTTCGTCCCCACCGAGGTGGGCACGCACATCATTGACGCGTCCATCAATGGCACTAAGATCGCTGGCGGCCCTTTGATAGCAAAGGTCTACGATGCCAGCCTGATCCAAGTGACCGAAGTGAACGGCGGCGTGGTGGGTCAACCATGCCAGTTTCGTGTGGACGCCAGTGCGGCTGGTGAGGGACAGCTGGAGATATCCATAAATGAGGGCGAGGTGCCCAATCACGTTCAGGTCGTTGGCGGCGGTCGTTGTCTCGTCTCGTTCACCCCCGAACAGGCCAAGTCCCATTTGATTGACATCAAATTCAATGGCGAAACGGTGCGCGGCTGCCCCTTCGTCTGTGCCGTGGCGGACACCTCGCGTGTCCTCCTCAATCTGACCAATCTGGAGCTCATACCCGTTAATCGGCCCTCCTCGTTTCACATCACCGTCAGCGGCGGTGGCGCTGCCGAGCTAGCGGTCAGCGTACGCGGTCCGCACGGTGAGCTGCCGGTTCGCGTGACGGGCGATATACACGCCGGATTCACTGCCGAGTTCACGCCCACCAGCGTGGGTGGGCATTCGATCAACGTGGAGTACAATGGCTTTGCGGTGCAGGGCACTCCGTTCCTGGCCAAGTCATATGATGCCAGCAAGGTGGTCGTTGGTAGCGTCTCGCGTGGCACCATGGGACGTCCGGTGCAGTTCACCGTGGATGCGGGTGATGCCGGCGAGGGTAATCTCGAGATAACCATTGCGGCTAAGGGTCAGAATATACCCACGCAGGTGCATCCCCAGGGCAGTGCAAG ATTCTCCGTGTCGTTTGTGCCAACGGAGTCGTGTGAGCACACCATCAATGTGTCGTTCAACAAGATGCCCGTGCCCGGCTGCCCCATAACGGTCAGCATAAGTGGCGGCGTCGCCGGGCCGCAGGTGTCGCTCGGCGGCCCTGGACCCGTGCATCAGACCAATTCTTTTGTTATCAATCACAATGGCGGCCGTTTGGAAGACATTGAGGTCAACGTCGAAG GACGGCGAAATCTTTTGTACTAG